In Solobacterium moorei, a single genomic region encodes these proteins:
- the pulA gene encoding type I pullulanase, whose amino-acid sequence MSIFNAYLDDFGKIAVTIDRSFYRGESSRFQLTGMGGYVEELSIEGVETHDSFILYRLKGLYEPNFRMDYQVRESHGRYTPLVTRLIVKRERFNALYGYEKDDLGSHYSPEHTWFKVWAPTAVNVTLSLDVSGIQILKAMEPSEMGTWYVKVPGDFKHATYTYLVERNGKVVKSLDPYAYSCNGNAKASAVIDLSELDKIKDYPIEKPIAPTESIVYECSVRDMTMHPFTGTKTHGKFSSLCEDGTEYRGLPTGLNYIKSLGVTHVQFMPLTDFSTVDDFKPELNYNWGYDPRQYLSLKGSFSSAPDHPYVRMKEFKELVACLHRNHLRVTLDVVFNHAYDVAETAFDCLVPYYYFRYNEEGYMSNGSYCGNDFASEMPMASRYLVYVIRNLMQIYGIDGFRFDLMGIIDVATMNKIRNEAIRNNPNALIYGEGWDMPTMLQESQKANIHNQGAMPHIGHFNDYFRDVIKGKTSESEKYERGYATGNWNNAFASLAALTANVLDTPHYKRFFSPDQSINSFETHDNSTVWDKMHACCNNEDRATRIRRQKMMIAITMVAQGVPFVHAGFEFCDTKKDNHNSYNAPDEINRMDWERMEYYQEVVKYFRKATALRRSVSEFCLKTALEINEKVKVWVADDQTVFYDIAGSKGNAETIRVMINPSTGNRFYSFDEKWQVIFDENGNSQEIKSNHVCVPALSLIVCKR is encoded by the coding sequence ATGTCAATATTTAATGCGTATTTAGATGATTTTGGAAAGATAGCAGTAACGATTGATCGCAGTTTTTATCGGGGTGAATCAAGTCGTTTCCAATTGACGGGAATGGGCGGTTATGTCGAGGAATTGTCAATCGAAGGTGTGGAGACACACGATAGTTTTATCTTATATCGTCTAAAGGGTCTATATGAGCCTAATTTCCGTATGGATTATCAAGTGCGTGAAAGTCATGGTAGATATACTCCGTTAGTTACTAGACTCATTGTAAAGCGTGAACGCTTCAATGCTTTGTATGGTTATGAGAAGGATGATTTAGGATCACATTATTCACCAGAACATACATGGTTCAAGGTGTGGGCACCAACAGCTGTTAATGTAACACTGTCCTTGGATGTTAGTGGTATTCAGATACTAAAGGCAATGGAACCTAGTGAAATGGGTACTTGGTATGTAAAAGTGCCTGGAGACTTTAAACATGCGACATATACATATTTGGTAGAGCGCAATGGTAAGGTAGTGAAGTCATTAGACCCATATGCATATAGTTGTAATGGCAATGCAAAGGCAAGTGCAGTCATTGATTTATCTGAGTTAGATAAGATTAAGGATTATCCAATTGAGAAACCAATTGCGCCGACAGAATCTATTGTCTATGAGTGTAGTGTTCGCGATATGACAATGCATCCATTTACAGGAACAAAAACACATGGAAAGTTCAGTTCTCTATGTGAGGATGGAACTGAGTATAGGGGTCTACCTACTGGTTTAAACTATATTAAATCCTTGGGTGTAACGCATGTGCAGTTTATGCCACTAACAGACTTTAGTACAGTTGATGATTTTAAACCGGAGCTTAACTATAACTGGGGATATGATCCTCGTCAGTATCTATCTTTAAAGGGTAGTTTTAGTTCTGCTCCAGACCATCCATATGTACGCATGAAAGAATTTAAAGAGCTTGTAGCTTGTCTTCACCGCAACCATCTTCGTGTCACGCTAGATGTTGTGTTTAATCACGCATATGATGTTGCGGAAACTGCGTTTGATTGTTTGGTTCCATACTATTACTTCCGCTATAACGAAGAAGGATATATGTCTAACGGTTCTTACTGTGGTAATGATTTTGCCTCAGAGATGCCGATGGCTTCTAGATATCTTGTGTATGTTATTCGTAATTTAATGCAGATTTATGGCATTGATGGTTTCCGTTTTGACTTAATGGGTATCATTGATGTGGCAACGATGAATAAGATTCGCAATGAGGCAATCCGAAATAATCCTAATGCACTCATCTATGGGGAGGGTTGGGATATGCCAACGATGTTACAAGAATCACAAAAGGCAAACATTCATAACCAAGGTGCTATGCCTCACATCGGTCACTTTAATGATTACTTCCGTGATGTAATCAAAGGAAAGACAAGTGAAAGTGAAAAGTATGAACGTGGCTATGCGACCGGTAACTGGAACAATGCGTTTGCTAGTTTAGCAGCTTTAACAGCGAATGTTCTAGATACACCGCATTATAAGAGATTCTTCTCTCCGGATCAGTCTATCAACAGTTTTGAAACACATGATAATAGCACTGTATGGGATAAGATGCATGCATGCTGTAATAATGAAGATAGAGCCACTCGTATTCGTCGCCAAAAAATGATGATTGCGATTACAATGGTTGCGCAAGGTGTACCATTTGTACATGCCGGTTTTGAATTCTGTGATACAAAGAAGGATAATCATAACTCCTACAATGCTCCAGATGAAATCAATCGTATGGATTGGGAAAGAATGGAATATTATCAAGAAGTTGTGAAGTATTTCCGTAAAGCAACCGCTCTACGCAGATCGGTAAGTGAATTCTGTCTGAAAACTGCGTTAGAAATCAATGAAAAAGTGAAGGTTTGGGTTGCGGATGACCAGACGGTGTTCTATGATATTGCAGGTTCGAAGGGTAATGCGGAAACGATTCGTGTCATGATTAATCCATCAACTGGTAATCGCTTCTATAGTTTTGATGAGAAGTGGCAGGTTATTTTTGATGAAAATGGGAATAGCCAAGAGATTAAATCAAATCACGTATGTGTTCCAGCATTAAGCTTAATCGTATGCAAGAGGTAG
- a CDS encoding FAD-dependent oxidoreductase — MKRLSISLVTLVLAASLVGCNKTTETTTSSKMKPGTYTASAAGMNDDVTVEVEVTENEIKSVKVTSHAETPGIGGELVDKDGKVVTTGGVAPVQLIPEEIVKHQSLSVDSVTGATITTGAIKTAVKDAIKQAGGDPDAFKKEVTYEDRKDVEADVVVVGGGGAGLASAVELLQNGKNVAIIEKAGEIGGDTLVCGAIYNAPDPALQQHAEMSDAVKTTIEKALAETPINDQHAALIAEVQAQWDAYKAAGRTDLFDSKDWYALQTWINGDKVANLDLVKALCYNAFGGYEWIESMGMTFQDKISQGAGSLWQRTHTSTMKMGTGFISVYADMLEKYGDKVTLLTEATATKLVLDNNKVTAVKAIDNHTGKEITVTGKDGVVLATGGFGANAKMVQEYNTTGKWPDLSKIGTTNRFSASQGDGITMAKDAGASLTDMEQLQLLYLGNLVDGQISKFPARTVNGTDQIIFINKEGKRFVREDGRRDQICGGVLKQTDKMFYILESGDGAGYKDIKDPSWRSGDGFTFEYLEKNGFIVYADTLEELAKKLDMDPATLQATVDEFNKSVESGSDEFGRTLYSTKLENGPWVVTPRQACVHHTMGGVTIDAEARVLNEKGEPIKGLYAAGEITGGIHGANRLGGNAVVDTVVFGKLSADTLLADTK, encoded by the coding sequence ATGAAAAGACTGAGTATCTCTTTAGTTACTCTTGTTTTAGCCGCATCACTTGTAGGCTGTAACAAGACAACTGAGACAACAACGTCCAGTAAAATGAAGCCTGGTACATATACGGCTTCTGCTGCTGGTATGAACGACGATGTTACTGTAGAAGTAGAAGTAACAGAAAATGAAATTAAGTCAGTTAAGGTAACTTCTCACGCTGAAACTCCTGGTATCGGTGGGGAACTAGTTGACAAGGACGGAAAGGTTGTTACAACTGGGGGCGTAGCACCTGTTCAATTAATTCCAGAAGAAATCGTTAAGCATCAAAGCTTATCAGTTGATAGTGTGACTGGTGCAACAATTACAACAGGAGCTATTAAGACTGCTGTTAAGGATGCTATCAAACAAGCAGGTGGTGATCCAGATGCATTTAAGAAAGAAGTAACTTACGAAGATAGAAAAGACGTTGAAGCTGACGTTGTTGTAGTAGGTGGCGGTGGAGCTGGTCTTGCGAGTGCTGTTGAACTCTTGCAGAATGGTAAGAACGTAGCAATTATCGAAAAAGCTGGTGAAATCGGTGGTGATACATTAGTTTGTGGTGCGATTTATAATGCACCAGACCCAGCATTACAGCAGCACGCTGAGATGAGTGATGCTGTTAAGACTACAATTGAAAAGGCTTTAGCTGAAACTCCAATCAATGACCAACATGCAGCATTAATTGCTGAAGTGCAAGCTCAATGGGATGCATATAAGGCTGCTGGTAGAACAGACCTATTTGACTCTAAAGATTGGTATGCATTACAGACTTGGATCAATGGTGATAAGGTAGCCAATCTCGATCTTGTTAAAGCATTATGCTATAACGCATTTGGTGGCTATGAATGGATTGAATCTATGGGTATGACATTCCAAGATAAGATTTCTCAGGGTGCTGGTTCCTTATGGCAACGTACACACACATCTACAATGAAGATGGGTACAGGCTTTATTTCCGTATACGCTGATATGCTTGAAAAGTATGGTGATAAGGTTACATTATTAACAGAAGCTACAGCTACAAAGCTTGTACTTGATAATAATAAAGTTACAGCAGTTAAGGCTATAGATAACCATACAGGCAAAGAAATTACAGTTACTGGTAAAGACGGTGTCGTATTAGCTACTGGTGGTTTCGGTGCTAACGCTAAGATGGTTCAAGAATACAATACAACAGGTAAGTGGCCGGATCTTTCTAAGATAGGTACAACAAACCGTTTCTCAGCATCACAGGGTGATGGTATCACAATGGCTAAGGATGCTGGTGCTTCCTTAACGGATATGGAACAATTACAGCTTCTATATTTAGGTAACTTAGTTGATGGTCAGATTTCTAAGTTCCCAGCACGTACAGTTAACGGTACAGACCAAATTATCTTCATCAATAAAGAAGGTAAGCGTTTTGTTCGTGAAGATGGTCGTCGTGATCAGATTTGCGGAGGCGTTCTAAAGCAAACCGATAAGATGTTCTATATTCTTGAAAGTGGCGATGGTGCTGGTTATAAAGATATTAAAGATCCATCATGGAGAAGTGGTGACGGATTTACATTTGAATATCTAGAAAAGAATGGTTTCATTGTTTACGCGGATACATTAGAAGAACTCGCTAAGAAGTTAGACATGGATCCTGCAACATTACAGGCAACTGTAGATGAATTCAATAAGAGCGTTGAAAGCGGAAGTGATGAATTCGGAAGAACTCTATACTCCACTAAACTTGAGAATGGACCATGGGTTGTGACTCCTCGTCAGGCTTGCGTTCACCATACAATGGGTGGTGTAACAATTGATGCAGAAGCACGTGTACTCAATGAAAAGGGAGAACCAATCAAGGGCTTATACGCTGCTGGTGAAATTACTGGTGGTATCCATGGTGCTAACCGTTTAGGTGGTAACGCTGTAGTAGATACAGTCGTATTTGGTAAGCTATCTGCTGATACATTACTAGCTGATACAAAATAA
- a CDS encoding DUF885 domain-containing protein codes for MKIRKFLLGLIAMALLCVISPVHAEETNADFDQFMRNEFIEMMGNDYTSLHFALKDYEKYGITKPKPTIGEPPTLDNSESIAKIEESLKALEKFNYDELSDAQQHDYDTYKYYLESTRELLNYPMFDFQFLPNHGIQSDLITNFTEFVFYKQEDIDDYLSVLESVPAYIEGALEVTRTQVQNGYFMTDAALDSTLDGIEKFVAKTDNNPLIQIFNQNVDKFEGLTEEQRTAYKEKNRDFILNTYIPEYQKLAQELETFRGTRTSLSLYDLPDGKEYYAALLRSKSSSSASLQELFELTDEQLKKLIDEARTLYLNAKKDDDLEEALPEKDPTEILNTLQGHLQEFPEGPEVTFTASYLDSSVANDGIVAYYMQPPIDDIVNNVIKISGDNVNSTNEMYSTLAHEGFPGHLFQITWYLNTNPNPLRTQLSNIGYIEGWAMYCEDVSWAYSDLNDGAKEENRINTNLNYILPAQADFLVNGMGWDEKKLGKYYESLGLNASAASNVIAAVTQEPGSIVPYGVGLTYYLHFRDQAQSALGKKYDVVEFNRMLLTHGDRPFDIVQKDLEKYLEASGASVTTSTSNKPFINLGKIGLWVSLAATVLILVVVFIRKKKENNYQ; via the coding sequence ATGAAAATAAGAAAGTTTTTACTTGGCTTAATTGCTATGGCGCTTCTTTGTGTAATTTCACCTGTACATGCAGAAGAAACAAATGCTGATTTTGATCAGTTTATGCGAAATGAGTTCATCGAAATGATGGGAAATGATTATACATCATTACATTTTGCATTAAAGGATTATGAAAAATATGGTATTACAAAACCAAAGCCAACGATTGGTGAACCTCCAACTTTAGATAACTCAGAGAGTATCGCAAAGATTGAGGAGTCTTTAAAGGCATTGGAGAAGTTCAATTATGATGAGTTGTCAGATGCACAACAACATGATTACGATACATATAAGTATTACCTAGAAAGTACTCGTGAACTCTTGAACTACCCAATGTTTGATTTTCAGTTCTTGCCAAACCATGGTATTCAAAGTGATTTAATTACAAACTTTACGGAGTTTGTGTTCTACAAGCAGGAAGATATCGATGATTATCTATCTGTATTAGAGAGTGTTCCAGCATATATTGAAGGTGCACTAGAAGTAACACGTACACAGGTACAGAATGGATACTTCATGACAGATGCTGCTTTAGATAGCACACTAGATGGTATTGAAAAGTTTGTTGCGAAGACAGACAACAACCCACTCATTCAGATTTTTAATCAGAATGTAGATAAGTTTGAAGGCTTGACAGAGGAACAGCGTACAGCATATAAAGAAAAGAATCGTGACTTTATTTTAAACACATACATTCCTGAATATCAGAAGCTTGCGCAGGAACTTGAAACATTCCGTGGTACACGTACATCTTTAAGCTTGTATGACTTACCAGATGGGAAAGAATATTACGCAGCATTATTACGTTCAAAGTCAAGTTCATCCGCTTCTTTACAAGAATTATTTGAATTAACAGATGAACAGCTAAAGAAGTTAATTGATGAAGCCAGAACTTTGTATTTGAACGCTAAGAAGGATGATGACTTAGAAGAAGCATTACCAGAAAAAGATCCTACAGAGATTCTAAATACATTACAAGGACATTTACAGGAATTTCCTGAAGGTCCTGAAGTAACATTTACAGCAAGCTACTTAGATAGTTCTGTTGCCAATGATGGTATTGTTGCGTATTACATGCAGCCACCAATCGATGATATCGTAAACAACGTTATTAAGATTAGCGGCGATAATGTAAATTCAACAAATGAAATGTATAGTACTTTAGCACATGAAGGTTTCCCTGGACACTTATTCCAGATTACTTGGTACTTGAATACAAATCCAAATCCATTACGTACACAGCTCAGCAATATCGGTTATATAGAAGGCTGGGCAATGTATTGTGAAGATGTTTCTTGGGCATATTCTGACTTAAATGATGGTGCCAAGGAAGAAAACCGTATCAATACAAACTTAAACTACATCTTGCCTGCACAGGCTGATTTCTTAGTAAATGGTATGGGTTGGGATGAGAAGAAGTTAGGAAAATACTATGAATCACTAGGATTGAATGCTTCCGCAGCTTCAAATGTAATTGCGGCTGTAACACAAGAACCGGGTTCTATCGTACCTTATGGTGTTGGTCTAACATACTATCTTCACTTCCGTGATCAGGCACAGTCCGCACTGGGAAAGAAGTATGATGTAGTAGAATTCAACCGTATGTTATTAACACATGGTGATCGTCCATTCGATATCGTGCAAAAGGACTTAGAGAAGTATCTTGAAGCTAGTGGTGCAAGTGTTACAACTTCTACTTCTAACAAGCCATTTATCAATCTAGGTAAGATTGGTCTTTGGGTATCGTTAGCAGCTACAGTGTTAATTTTAGTTGTTGTTTTCATTCGTAAGAAAAAAGAAAATAACTATCAATAA
- a CDS encoding IS30 family transposase: MSGKHFTLEDRINILIHVKQNHSMRMIATALNASASTVSRELEKHRILDEYSVFHHLAPTCSRIMKAPWICNGCPRFSACKKRKYRYIPAQAHSAYESTLHLSREKIRTGEKGLRFLDNLVTPLIRDQRQTVAHVFSTHGEQMGISRSTFYRYVNDNKLTTRNIDLPKRVRYPLLKKNIKRGDNTMIDNQSCRVGRDYTAFQEFIAQHPKANIAEMDSVIGKKGVGEKVLLTLLLRKSKFMFAFLRNRNTQASVTEVFDYIQRKIGFARFATMFRVVLTDNGPEFKDPISLEHGTRNVQRCRIFYCDSRASQQKGRIEKNHEYIRKYLPQGTSFNDLTQEKVNLMMSHINSVKRDSLDGRSPFECLTRAELKTIKKLGLTPIDPDEVNLSLDLIQ; the protein is encoded by the coding sequence ATGTCAGGTAAACATTTCACACTCGAAGACCGTATTAATATCCTTATACATGTCAAACAAAATCATTCCATGCGCATGATAGCTACCGCTTTGAATGCCTCCGCTTCTACTGTTTCCAGAGAACTTGAAAAGCATAGGATCCTTGATGAATACTCTGTCTTTCATCATCTCGCTCCTACCTGCAGCCGTATCATGAAGGCCCCTTGGATATGCAATGGCTGTCCTCGTTTCTCTGCATGCAAAAAGAGAAAGTATCGCTACATCCCTGCACAGGCACATAGTGCTTATGAATCTACTCTTCATCTGTCTAGAGAGAAGATCCGTACTGGGGAAAAAGGTCTGAGATTTCTCGATAATCTCGTCACACCTTTGATTCGTGACCAAAGGCAAACTGTCGCTCACGTATTCTCCACTCATGGTGAACAGATGGGAATATCCCGTTCTACTTTTTACCGCTATGTCAATGACAATAAACTCACCACCCGCAATATAGATCTTCCCAAGCGAGTTCGCTATCCGCTCCTCAAAAAGAATATCAAACGTGGCGATAACACAATGATAGACAATCAATCGTGCCGTGTGGGACGCGATTATACTGCCTTTCAGGAATTCATTGCCCAACATCCGAAAGCTAATATCGCTGAGATGGATTCCGTCATCGGTAAGAAAGGTGTCGGCGAAAAGGTACTTCTAACCCTACTATTACGTAAGAGTAAATTTATGTTTGCCTTCCTAAGGAATAGAAATACACAAGCTTCTGTAACAGAAGTATTCGACTACATCCAAAGGAAAATCGGCTTTGCAAGGTTCGCTACTATGTTCCGTGTAGTGCTTACGGACAACGGTCCTGAATTCAAGGACCCCATTTCCTTGGAACATGGTACACGCAACGTACAGCGCTGTCGTATATTTTATTGTGATTCCCGTGCTTCCCAACAAAAGGGGCGTATTGAAAAGAATCATGAATATATTCGAAAATATCTGCCCCAAGGAACTTCCTTTAACGACCTTACACAAGAAAAGGTAAATCTAATGATGAGCCATATCAATTCCGTCAAGCGTGACTCATTGGATGGTCGTTCACCATTTGAATGTCTCACTAGAGCAGAACTCAAAACAATAAAAAAGCTTGGATTAACACCAATCGATCCAGATGAAGTCAATCTAAGCCTAGACCTAATTCAATAG
- the secA gene encoding preprotein translocase subunit SecA yields MGLFGNLFDSEKRHFHQAEVLADKVLKLEEAYAQKTDDELREVTKQLQEKIQAGASLKDVLPDAFANAREAAKRVLNEFPYRVQVLGGILLHEGDIAEMKTGEGKTLTAVMPIYLHALAGKGAHVVTVNEYLAKRDAEWMGRVYTFLGLTVGCNLHSLSESEKRQAYACDITYTTNSELGFDYLRDNMVMRKEQRVLRGLHYAVLDEVDSILIDEARTPLIISGPGPVLDQQYIQADRFAKSCKRAVDFEIDREDRTVVLTEAGLKKADRAFGIENIYNGEHASIVHYIQNAMRANYLMTRDVEYVVGDDEIILVDQFTGRKMAGREFSDGLHQAIQAKENVGIKQETITLATITYQNFFRLYDLLSGMTGTAKTEENEFLNTYNMRVYEVPTNRPVARIDEPDLVFKDRHEKYEAIVKHTKELHEQGQPVLIGTLSIGINEALSEMLKKQNIPHHVLNAKNDENEAEIIAKAGQKFAVTVATNMAGRGTDIKLGEGVAELGGLVVLGSERHEAKRIDNQLRGRSGRQGDPGFSRFYCSMDDDLIVEYHTDESEGIIERFEHDKENINKMRALIDRTQERAEGLHFDTRKNTLEYDDVLMAQRHLIYDQRDKVLDLEDMEPLVYELVKENVSSAMEGYYQIPNKNDAKEKLAQYLNGLGIDGKQYAETIHRGSQEEITDAIIDIYHKQTAELPQEELQSMVKFIFLQILDREWIHHVDVMEHLKTSVRLRSYANVKPIDAYREEGFNRFNAMMQNISEQTVSTLLQIQTNHESAM; encoded by the coding sequence ATGGGATTATTTGGAAATCTATTCGATAGTGAAAAAAGACACTTTCATCAAGCTGAAGTACTCGCAGATAAAGTTTTGAAATTAGAAGAAGCTTATGCGCAGAAAACAGATGATGAGTTACGCGAAGTAACAAAACAACTACAAGAAAAAATACAGGCAGGAGCATCTTTAAAGGATGTACTGCCTGATGCTTTTGCGAATGCTCGTGAAGCCGCAAAGCGTGTATTAAATGAGTTTCCATATCGTGTTCAGGTATTGGGTGGTATCCTCTTACATGAAGGTGATATTGCGGAGATGAAGACTGGTGAAGGTAAGACATTGACAGCGGTTATGCCAATCTACCTACATGCCCTAGCAGGTAAGGGTGCACATGTTGTGACTGTCAATGAGTATCTCGCAAAGCGTGATGCGGAGTGGATGGGACGTGTATATACTTTCCTTGGCCTAACGGTAGGCTGTAATTTACATTCCCTTTCAGAAAGTGAGAAACGACAAGCGTATGCTTGTGATATTACCTATACAACAAACTCAGAACTTGGATTTGATTATCTAAGAGATAACATGGTCATGCGTAAGGAACAGCGTGTATTACGTGGTTTACATTATGCAGTATTGGATGAAGTTGACTCTATCTTAATCGATGAAGCCAGAACACCATTGATTATCAGTGGTCCAGGTCCAGTATTAGACCAGCAGTATATTCAGGCTGATCGTTTTGCGAAGAGTTGTAAGAGAGCTGTGGACTTCGAAATCGACCGTGAAGACCGTACAGTTGTATTAACGGAAGCTGGTTTAAAGAAAGCTGACCGTGCTTTCGGTATTGAAAACATCTACAATGGTGAACATGCAAGCATAGTTCACTATATTCAAAATGCAATGCGTGCTAACTATCTTATGACTAGAGACGTTGAGTATGTGGTTGGTGACGATGAAATTATTCTCGTTGACCAATTTACTGGTCGAAAGATGGCTGGACGTGAATTCAGCGATGGATTACATCAAGCAATTCAAGCCAAAGAAAATGTTGGTATCAAACAAGAGACAATCACACTTGCGACCATTACCTACCAGAACTTCTTCCGTTTATATGATCTGTTAAGTGGTATGACTGGTACAGCAAAGACAGAAGAAAACGAGTTCTTGAATACCTATAACATGCGTGTGTATGAGGTACCTACCAATAGACCAGTAGCGCGTATTGATGAACCTGACTTAGTATTCAAAGATAGACATGAAAAGTATGAAGCTATCGTTAAACATACAAAAGAATTGCATGAACAGGGACAGCCAGTCTTAATCGGTACATTATCTATTGGTATCAATGAGGCACTTAGCGAAATGTTAAAGAAACAGAATATTCCGCATCATGTATTGAATGCAAAAAATGATGAAAATGAAGCTGAGATTATTGCGAAGGCTGGGCAGAAGTTTGCGGTAACGGTTGCGACGAATATGGCTGGTCGTGGTACAGATATTAAGCTTGGGGAAGGTGTTGCAGAGCTTGGTGGTCTTGTAGTGCTTGGTAGTGAGCGTCATGAGGCAAAGCGTATTGATAATCAGTTACGTGGACGTTCAGGTCGTCAAGGTGATCCAGGCTTCTCCAGATTCTATTGTTCCATGGATGATGATCTGATTGTGGAATATCATACAGATGAAAGTGAAGGTATCATTGAGCGCTTTGAACATGATAAAGAAAATATCAATAAGATGAGAGCACTCATTGATCGCACGCAAGAAAGAGCAGAAGGCTTACATTTTGATACACGTAAAAATACACTTGAATATGACGATGTATTAATGGCACAACGTCATTTGATCTATGACCAAAGAGATAAGGTACTTGATCTTGAGGATATGGAACCGCTTGTTTATGAACTCGTGAAAGAGAATGTATCTTCTGCAATGGAAGGATATTATCAGATTCCTAACAAGAATGATGCAAAAGAGAAGCTTGCACAATATTTAAACGGTTTAGGAATTGATGGTAAGCAGTATGCGGAGACAATCCACAGAGGATCGCAAGAAGAAATTACGGATGCAATCATTGATATATACCATAAACAAACTGCAGAGCTTCCACAAGAAGAACTGCAGAGTATGGTAAAGTTCATCTTCTTACAGATTCTAGATCGTGAGTGGATTCACCATGTGGATGTTATGGAACATTTAAAGACTAGTGTTCGTTTACGCAGTTATGCGAATGTAAAGCCAATCGATGCATATCGAGAAGAAGGCTTTAATCGCTTCAATGCAATGATGCAGAACATCTCTGAACAGACAGTTTCTACATTGTTACAGATTCAGACAAATCATGAATCAGCCATGTAA
- the ung gene encoding uracil-DNA glycosylase translates to MDNQWTEWLHQEWKKEYFLKLSEFLKNAYETKEIYPPKRQVFSAFHHCDYSDIKVVILGQDPYHQKGQAHGLCFSVNPGVKIPPSLLNMYKELQAEYGYPIPNNGYLVPWAKQGVFLLNTVMTVEDSHPQSHAGMGWEIFTDHVIQKINEKKESVVFLLWGRAARNKACMIDKTKHLILEAAHPSPLSAYNGFLGCNHFKKANEFLEKNNREGIDWQIKNI, encoded by the coding sequence ATGGATAATCAATGGACAGAATGGTTGCATCAAGAATGGAAAAAAGAATATTTCTTGAAGCTATCGGAATTTTTGAAGAATGCCTATGAGACAAAGGAGATATATCCGCCAAAGAGGCAGGTTTTCTCCGCATTTCATCACTGTGATTATTCAGATATCAAGGTAGTTATTCTTGGTCAAGATCCATATCATCAAAAAGGGCAGGCACATGGTTTGTGTTTCTCGGTTAACCCTGGGGTTAAGATACCACCAAGCCTTTTGAATATGTACAAGGAATTACAAGCAGAATATGGCTATCCAATTCCAAATAATGGTTATCTTGTGCCGTGGGCAAAGCAGGGTGTATTCCTGCTGAATACGGTGATGACAGTAGAAGATTCTCATCCGCAGAGTCATGCTGGCATGGGATGGGAAATATTTACTGATCATGTGATTCAAAAAATCAATGAAAAGAAGGAATCGGTGGTCTTCCTGTTGTGGGGAAGAGCAGCTAGAAATAAAGCATGCATGATTGATAAAACGAAGCATCTTATTTTAGAGGCAGCACATCCATCACCCTTGTCTGCATACAATGGATTTTTGGGCTGTAATCACTTCAAAAAAGCAAATGAATTTCTAGAGAAAAACAATCGTGAGGGGATTGATTGGCAGATCAAAAATATTTGA